A window of the Candida orthopsilosis Co 90-125, chromosome 1 draft sequence genome harbors these coding sequences:
- a CDS encoding Snu71 protein (S. cerevisiae homolog SNU71 has RNA binding, has role in nuclear mRNA splicing, via and localizes to U1 snRNP, U2-type prespliceosome) produces MNGSNTTDIAFIAPFTIPSTNNSKLISLLSEHKIQSIKQDINENPLPLSFSIPTTSEFDASNIIESNNTRILSQTSGQSNNNQNEPNSIVSTIDENEEPKLLIEIDSIQPTNLQQQLSTIVLNNFPNLKNNVVEQVLTNIINPDTDKSFDRHRSFHWSQINFEFTDLKVIFVRFNKVDDAKWFVETYSHIDTLLPRVELIYSHQISDKLAEVPSHPSTIPESLKKKLKLILYTSKNFAKPKLQGLEELDKVMQSYSDYKVDYNDLIDVPNEMKEGIIRDIIKFRSRMLLIEKENRQKQIENERLVTKNKLNELFKGIETTEAGRKSKENQLSNGVVEKEDVVVIPEQYENLSDEQYEKMIRERETSEYQQKYQVQLANFMKQHASEKSILESKLGKLLNYETKLMDNKLNQIEELRNYEKLEITTMYVYRYGDYLKQRHTKRSLEMKLDVEDAAAEEKEHDNGIKHEPKVAQVKKQKLDTSTKSKLDLSVMESLDEDLKSQIHDKISNLVEEYLGIQDDFLTDVIKQHIEVSGFNGKTTLVSDLVEVLDEDAENLVDDLYQFAGSIMEK; encoded by the coding sequence ATGAATGGTTCAAATACAACTGATATTGCATTTATTGCACCATTCACAATTCCATCAACTAATAATTCCAAACTAATATCCTTGCTCTCTGAGCATAAGATTCAGTCTATCAAGCAAGACATAAATGAGAATCCTTTACCATTGAGTTTTTCCATACCCACTACAAGTGAGTTTGACGCATCGAATATAATTGAGTCGAACAATACAAGAATCCTCAGCCAAACGTCCGGGCAGCTGAACAACAACCAGAATGAGCCGaactcaattgtttcaacaattgatgaaaatgaagagccaaaattgttgattgaaattgactcGATTCAGCCAACGAACTTGCAGCAACAACTATCGACTATtgttttgaacaattttccaaacCTAAAAAATAACGTTGTGGAGCAAGTGCTCACGAATATAATCAATCCAGATACTGATAAATCATTTGATCGTCATCGCTCGTTTCACTGGTCACAGATCAATTTCGAATTCACCGATTTGAAGGTGATATTCGTCAGATTTAATAAGGTGGATGATGCTAAATGGTTTGTTGAGACTTATAGTCATATAGACACCCTTCTACCTAGagttgaattgatttataGTCATCAAATTCTGGATAAACTAGCTGAGGTACCTTCTCATCCAAGCACAATTCCagaatcattgaaaaagaagttgaaattaATACTTTATACTTCCAAGAATTTTGCTAAGCCAAAACTACAAGGTTTGGAGGAGCTCGACAAAGTCATGCAATCTTATTCGGATTACAAAGTTGATTATAATGATTTAATTGACGTCCCCAATGAAATGAAAGAGGGTATCATCAGGGACATTATCAAGTTTCGAAGTCGTATGTTGCTCATTGAGAAGGAAAATCGGCAGAAGCAAATAGAAAATGAGAGATTGGTgactaaaaataaattgaatgaattgttCAAAGGAATTGAAACGACAGAGGCGGGGAGGAAATCAAAAGAGAACCAGTTGTCAAATGGCGTTGTCGAAAAGGAAGATGTTGTGGTTATACCTGAACAGTATGAAAATTTGAGCGATGAGCAGTATGAAAAGATGATTCGTGAACGAGAAACAAGCGAATACCAGCAGAAATACCAAGTCCAACTAGCAAATTTTATGAAGCAGCATGCAAGtgaaaaatcaatattaGAGTCTAAACTCGGAAAGCTACTCAATTACGAAACTAAATTAATGGACAATAAGTTGAATCAGATTGAAGAATTAAGGAACTATGAGAAATTGGAGATTACTACAATGTATGTCTATCGCTATGGTGATTACTTGAAACAACGCCATACCAAGCGATCATTGgaaatgaaattggatgtAGAAGATGCAGCCGCCGAAGAAAAAGAGCATGATAATGGGATTAAGCATGAGCCAAAAGTGGCACAAGTCAAGAAGCAGAAACTTGACACAAGTACAAAACTGAAATTAGACTTGCTGGTAATGGAATCACTAGATGAAGACTTGAAAAGCCAAATTCATGACAAAATCAGCAACTTGGTGGAGGAATACCTTGGAATACAAGATGACTTTCTAACAGATGTGATTAAACAACATATTGAAGTAAGTGGCTTCAATGGCAAAACAACTTTGGTGCTGGATCTTGTGGAAGTGTTGGATGAAGATGCTGAAAAtttagttgatgatttataCCAGTTTGCAGGATCAATCATGGAGAAATAA
- a CDS encoding Rad23 protein (S. cerevisiae homolog RAD23 has role in ER-associated protein catabolic process, protein deglycosylation), giving the protein MKIIFKDFKKQTIPIEVELTDTVSSAKDKLAQEKDCVSSQIKLVYSGKVLQDDKTLEECKLKEGASIIFMISKAKETPTPVPGSSVPATEATASASTGDSTKVEPAGSTPTAPAPASETATNAEGATASTSSTGPAETSESTFALGSERETTIQNIMEMGYERPQVEAALRAAFNNPHRAVEYLISGIPESLQRPAAPAATASGSGAAPLAESTTAEVSRADDDDEGDADESQGGENLFEQAAAAAAQEQGGAGGPGVAGSGAGGANTGASLGGGEDQQMQLLRAALQSNPELIQPLLEQLAASNPQIANLIQQDPETFIRTFLGAGGEDLGFEIEGEEGVVGEGGEGADPEGTVRIQLSEQDQNAINRLCELGFERDLVIQVYLACDKNEEVAADILFRDM; this is encoded by the exons ATgaaaatcattttcaaagatttcaagAAACAGACCATTCCAATTGAGGTGGAATTGACGGATACA GTTTCCTCAGCCAAGGATAAGTTAGCACAAGAAAAGGATTGTGTCTCTtcacaaatcaaattggttTACTCAGGTAAAGTTTTGCAAGATGACAAAACTTTAGAAGAATGTAAACTCAAAGAAGGTGCATCGATAATATTTATGATTTCAAAGGCTAAAGAGACCCCAACTCCTGTACCCGGGAGCCTGGTACCAGCTACTGAGGCAACTGCATCAGCATCAACCGGAGACTCAACAAAGGTTGAACCAGCTGGATCAACACCCACAGCACCTGCACCAGCCTCGGAAACAGCCACCAATGCCGAAGGTGCCACCGCATCAACCTCATCTACCGGTCCAGCTGAAACTAGTGAATCTACCTTTGCATTGGGCAGTGAAAGAGAAACGACTATACAAAATATTATGGAGATGGGCTATGAACGACCTCAAGTTGAAGCAGCCTTGAGAGCTGCTTTTAACAATCCGCATCGTGCTGTTGAGTACTTGATAAGTGGTATCCCTGAGTCATTGCAACGTCCTGCAGCACCAGCTGCAACTGCTTCAGGAAGTGGAGCTGCACCATTAGCTGAATCTACCACAGCCGAAGTATCTCGTGCTGATGACGACGACGAAGGTGATGCTGACGAGAGTCAAGGAGGGGAAAACTTGTTTGAGCAAGCAGCAGCGGCTGCTGCACAAGAACAGGGTGGCGCTGGAGGTCCTGGCGTTGCAGGTAGTGGGGCAGGAGGAGCAAACACTGGAGCTAGTCTTGGTGGTGGAGAAGACCAACAAATGCAATTATTAAGAGCTGCATTACAATCAAACCCAGAATTGATACAACCATTATTAGAGCAATTGGCAGCTTCCAATCCTCAAATTGCCAATTTGATACAGCAAGATCCCGAAACATTTATTAGAACATTTTTAGGCGCCGGGGGTGAAGATTTaggatttgaaattgaaggagaagaaggcGTTGTTGGTGAAGGTGGCGAAGGAGCAGATCCTGAAGGTACTGTACGTATACAATTATCtgaacaagatcaaaatgCCATTAATAGGTTATGTGAGTTGGGATTTGAGCGTGATTTGGTAATACAAGTGTATTTGGCTTGTGATAAAAATGAGGAGGTTGCTGCTGACATATTGTTTAGAGATATGTAG
- a CDS encoding Utr4 protein (S. cerevisiae homolog UTR4 has role L-methionine salvage from methylthioadenosine and to cytoplasm, nucleus) — MAIDTVILDIEGTVCPISFVKDTLFPYFIAKLPAELDKFKYPLNQVGSDDPIISILDNLPSNITESASSIYNYLKNLVDSDIKDPVLKSLQGLIWTQGYESGELKAPIYPDSIKFIESFPNKHHKIYIYSSGSVGAQKLLFGYVDNGSDKSLDLNKKLSGYFDITTAGHKTTYTSYSRILKEIGKEDDSQSVLFLSDNVDEVKAALKANMQSYIVIRPGNAPLTDEDISEYKTITSLSELEI, encoded by the coding sequence ATGGCCATTGACACTGTTATTCTTGATATAGAAGGAACTGTGTGTCCCATTTCATTCGTTAAAGATACATTGTTTCCATATTTCATCGCTAAACTTCCCGCCGAACTAGATAAATTCAAGTATCCATTGAATCAAGTTGGCTCAGATGATCCAATAATCAGCATCTTAGATAATTTACCTTCAAACATAACTGAATCAGCGCTGTCCATCTACAATTACTTaaaaaatttggttgattctGATATCAAAGACCCagtattgaaatcattgcAAGGATTGATTTGGACTCAAGGTTATGAATCAGGTGAATTGAAAGCGCCGATTTATCCTGACTCAATCAAGTTTATTGAATCATTCCCCAATAAGCATCACAAGATTTATATTTATTCCTCAGGCAGTGTTGGCGCCCAAAAGTTGTTATTCGGATATGTTGATAATGGTTCTGATAAGTCacttgatttgaataagAAATTGAGTGGATATTTCGATATTACTACAGCCGGCCACAAAACAACATACACTTCCTACTCAAGGATCTTGAAAGAGATTGGTAAAGAAGACGATTCACAATCGGTGTTGTTTCTTAGCGATAATGTGGATGAAGTAAAGGCTGCTTTGAAAGCAAATATGCAAAGCTACATTGTTATTAGACCTGGAAATGCGCCTTTAACAGACGAAGACATACTGGAATACAAGACAATTACCTCGTTATCAGAGTTAGAGATATAG
- a CDS encoding Snu71 protein: MSQFEAASEKKYNSNETFSGDKLEKQEFDENAVIESKELSSSKEQQSKAPIKHQPGIVNILHPNSIWRDRINTAFFITFFFIAEERFFYLMIFMSVPTMMEQFLCTWRLQTRNPLISNTLTFVLIAGIVVKLVLVSFRTVQLILTIPWCEFYEKNQDVSNTLRKLVVDY, translated from the coding sequence ATGTCACAATTTGAAGCAGCATcggaaaagaaatataaCTCGAATGAAACGTTTCTGGGTGATAAATTAGAGaaacaagaatttgatgagaACGCTGTAATTGAGTCGAAAGAATTATCATCTTCCAAGGAGCAACAATCAAAGGCACCAATAAAACATCAACCTGGGATTGTCAATATCCTTCATCCAAATAGCATTTGGCGTGACAGGATCAATACTGCTTTTTTTAttactttcttttttattgcCGAAGAAAGATTCTtctatttgatgattttcaTGCTGGTACCAACGATGATGGAACAGTTTTTATGCACGTGGAGATTACAAACACGGAATCCTTTAATTAGTAATACTTTGACATTCGTTCTAATTGCAGGTATTGTTGTAAAGTTGGTTTTGGTATCATTTAGGACGGTTCAATTAATTCTAACCATTCCGTGGTGTGAATTTTATGAGAAAAATCAAGACGTTTCAAACACTTTAAGGAAGTTAGTAGTAGACTATTGA
- a CDS encoding Rad7 protein (protein similar to S. cerevisiae Rad7p, which is a subunit of the Nucleotide Excision Repair 4): MARGFKKSGGVKGPSSALTEFLKSEGITDAFRQRRAREAEVAATTTNTTTQETTPDAGGSDEESQRDDTPIENSSGAGSPVVSRRASRRQSSTPTRREEDEDDDEIIQMRKAAKRKLRAARRGANGSSHKRGLPGGGSDSNDDSSDDSNVDDDYSDDADDLTNANMKGFGDQDTCVDCGDKFELSVYSRFIKEKSGYLCDSCNKVLKERERRARTNQLNARKKRKRVAQALLNRTTVKIPKLQDVCIKKITQNIEDVDVLGDIGQVNLNKISSILSKNRSLNDKTISLFLSPDLKNISFWDCSNVDSDSLNKIASYCPNLESLTLFMCGQLHNDNLEYFASNLRHLNSLSLNGPFLISDKMWQAYFNQVAGRLQVFEVRNTHRFGNESLLSLLENCGKDLTSLKLSRLDGITTQDTYSQISKRITSSKLQHFEVSYPTNEDLVTDDIIIEILQKTGDSLVSLNVDGCSALTEKFLLDGVSKYCRNLTKLSMKNLDQVSNEGFATAFNQFSKVNAGGLIEVNLMKCTDLGDEAIYALLNHSCHTLVELSINSLHRITSDFLSQNFTDDSHQFKRQLKERHAENLNVKYYQQLPLLLLTYLDASFVRAVDNEILSLLGDSCPKLQIIEVYGDNRCNGKATFRDGLMVIGRQSDEI, translated from the coding sequence ATGGCTAGAGGATTTAAAAAATCAGGAGGTGTTAAAGGCCCTAGTTCTGCTCTAACagaatttttgaaaagtgaAGGTATCACTGACGCGTTTAGGCAAAGACGTGCTAGAGAAGCAGAGgtagcagcaacaacaacaaataccACTACCCAAGAGACGACCCCTGATGCAGGAGGTTCTGATGAGGAGAGTCAGCGCGATGACACACCTATAGAGAACTCGTCTGGTGCTGGTAGCCCTGTTGTTTCACGACGCGCATCACGCCGCCAACTGTCCACTCCGACTCgaagagaagaagatgaagacgaTGACGAGATTATTCAAATGAGAAAGGCAGCTAAACGTAAGTTGAGAGCAGCAAGACGTGGCGCTAATGGCAGTAGTCACAAACGTGGCTTGCctggtggtggtagtgACAGTAACGATGATAGTAGCGACGATAGCAACGTAGATGACGATTACAGTGATGATGCAGATGATTTAACGAATGCGAACATGAAAGGTTTTGGAGATCAAGACACATGTGTTGATTGCGGCGACAAGTTTGAACTTTCGGTTTACTCGCGATTTATCAAGGAAAAATCGGGTTACTTGTGTGATTCTTGTAATAAGGTGTTGAAAGAACGTGAACGGAGAGCAAGAACAAATCAGTTGAATGCTAgaaaaaagaggaaaagagTAGCCCAAGCTTTATTGAACAGGACTACGGTCAAGATCCCCAAATTGCAAGATGTATGTATTAAAAAGATCACACAAAATATCGAAGACGTTGATGTGTTAGGAGATATTGGACAGGTtaatttgaacaagatatccctgattttatcaaaaaatagATCATTAAATGATAAAACGATTTCATTATTTTTGTCTCCCgatttgaagaatatatCATTTTGGGATTGTTCCAATGTTGACTCAGATTCGTTGAATAAAATTGCCTCTTATTGTCCCAACTTGGAATCTTTGACTTTATTCATGTGTGGACAGCTACACAACGACAATTTGGAATACTTTGCCTCGAATCTAAGGCATTTAAATTCACTTTCATTGAACGGCCCTTTTTTGATCAGTGACAAGATGTGGCAGGCATATTTCAACCAAGTTGCGGGTAGGTTGCAGGTATTCGAGGTGAGGAATACTCACAGGTTTGGTAATGAGTCTCTTTTGAGCTTGTTGGAAAACTGTGGTAAAGACTTAACGTCGTTAAAGTTGTCACGATTGGATGGGATAACAACTCAAGATACATACAGTCAAATATCAAAACGCATCACACTGTCGAAGCTACAGCATTTTGAGGTATCATATCCTACAAACGAAGATTTGGTCACAGATGATATAATTATAGAGATTCTACAAAAGACTGGTGATTCACTAGTGTCATTAAATGTCGATGGATGTTCTGCCCTAACTGAAAAGTTTCTCCTAGATGGAGTTTCCAAGTACTGCCGTAATCTAACTAAACTTTCCATGAAAAACTTGGATCAAGTTTCCAATGAAGGATTTGCAACTgctttcaaccaattttccaaagtCAATGCTGGTGGATTGATTGAAGTTaacttgatgaaatgtACTGACCTAGGAGATGAGGCAATTTATGCTTTATTGAATCACTCTTGTCATACATTAGTTGAACTAAGTATAAACTCATTGCATCGAATAACCAGCGACTTCTTATCTCAAAATTTTACAGATGACAGTCACCAATTCAAGAGACAATTGAAAGAGAGACACGCTGAGAATTTGAATGTCAAGTATTACCAACAGCTTCCGTTGCTTTTATTGACGTATTTGGATGCTTCATTTGTTAGAGCTGTTGACAATGAAATCTTGTCTTTACTAGGTGACAGTTGTCCTAAGTTGCAGATTATTGAGGTTTATGGCGATAATAGATGTAACGGAAAGGCTACATTCAGAGATGGCTTGATGGTTATAGGCCGTCAAAGTGATGAAATATAG
- a CDS encoding Prp39 component of the U1 snRNP (involved in splicing), translating into MTTLQHLPSDLETELESVTTSNNDFADSLGQKLQRSPNDIDTWNQLFSTIDKVISDNISQDDTTKTTLSDEVKTKIHNTYKTLLTRFPYLEEIWKKWSVVEYKMDGLEASIEILRMAVESFPHSVSLWTDYLTALKSTQCADSEQFRLTYTEALRYNAYNFVSHPIWDKAIEFETETQPNSKEVLSLYLKVVNIPLYQYAQYYSQFSEINKNFDIHELIDEAKLNDYVEKFGKLKTEDLSLIEKHQIIDDYFATIFASTQAKVSSNWEYEQLLLHQDFSFDRKGIEEERTTWVEYIDREILIYQVDNDENRFALICSLFERALIPNCFDEDLWLKYIKFIDGLGIPDEKKCELEREIYIRANAKFIPLNQCKVRKLYAYFLLKQNDIDSAVEYLFDWMKSLSGTSKQYFKLPYLEMTREIIHIWKMSLDKEKFLEAMELLLDNYFDKRNEEKRMKSENKEASRNCGACQLPDALLYSFAKFLNEDSIPIIVDQCLEVYKCQGNSVKIRTLFNKYHREPSLVKSPSFWKFIFKYEGIVENNLSNLKSIYNFIRVESQLPKPIIDMFVDWYYDIASANIREYLVINNGRSDDSMIFKDLEMSNSLYYNKLTTKRLAKNNYKFIDNPKSMADPEQSYLDLCSKQAGHPGVFIDANPEITNSFMNRGRYIDLTEEAIPTPLLPTFKGVEKAQALGKKRAHISRTTKK; encoded by the coding sequence ATGACTACACTACAGCATTTACCATCCGATTTGGAAACTGAATTAGAATCTGTTACTACTTCAAACAATGACTTTGCTGACCTGCTAGGACAAAAACTACAAAGGAGCCCCAATGATATTGACACTTGGAATCAGTTGTTCAGTACTATCGACAAGGTCATTAGCGATAATATATCTCAGGATGATACCACCAAAACTACACTATCTGATGAAGTGAAAACCAAAATACATAACACCTATAAAACGTTGTTGACCAGATTTCCGTATTTGGAagaaatttggaaaaagtgGCTGGTGGTTGAATACAAAATGGATGGACTTGAGGCATCAATTGAGATCCTAAGAATGGCAGTTGAGTCCTTTCCCCACTCGGTTAGCCTATGGACTGACTATTTGACCGCTTTGAAGTCTACCCAATGTGCTGATTCTGAACAATTTAGACTAACTTATACGGAAGCATTACGATATAATGCgtacaattttgtttctcatCCGATCTGGGATAAAgctattgaatttgaaacagAGACTCAACCAAACTCTAAAGAAGTGTTGTCATTGTACTTGAAGGTGGTTAATATTCCTCTATATCAATATGCGCAATATTATAGTCAATTCTCCGAgatcaacaagaatttcGATATACACGAATTGATAGACGAGGCAAAGTTGAATGATTACGTGGagaaatttggaaaattaAAAACTGAAGACTTGTCTTTAATAGAGAAGCATCAGATCATAGACGACTATTTTGCAACTATATTTGCTTCTACACAAGCAAAAGTTAGCTCCAATTGGGAGTACGAGCAACTACTATTGCATCAAGATTTCTCATTTGACAGAAAGGGAATTGAAGAGGAGAGAACTACTTGGGTTGAGTATATCGATAGAGAGATTTTAATTTATCAGGTcgataatgatgaaaatcGATTTGCTCTCATTTGTAGCTTGTTTGAAAGAGCATTAATACCGaattgttttgatgaagatctATGGTTGAAATATATCAAGTTCATCGACGGGTTAGGGATCCCCGATGAGAAGAAATGTGAACTAGAGAGAGAGATATACATACGagcaaatgcaaaattcattccattgaatcaatgCAAGGTGAGAAAATTGTATGCATACtttttattgaaacaaaatgacATTGATTCGGCTGTCGAGTATTTATTTGATTGGATGAAGCTGCTTAGTGGTACCTCAAAGCAGTATTTCAAGTTACCATACTTGGAAATGACCCGTGAGATCATacatatttggaaaatgcTGCTAGACAAGGAGAAGTTTCTAGAGGCGATGGAGCTTCTCCTTGACaattattttgataaacgTAATGAGGAAAAAAGGATGAAGTCAGAGAATAAAGAAGCATCAAGGAATTGTGGTGCATGCCAATTACCGGATGCTCTATTGTACCTGTTTGCCAAATTCCTTAATGAAgattcaattccaataattgttgatcaatgCCTAGAAGTATACAAATGTCAAGGGAACTCTGTCAAGATTAGGACCTTATTCAATAAATACCACAGGGAACCCAGTTTAGTAAAATCACCATCATTCTggaaatttatttttaaataTGAAggtattgttgaaaataacttgtccaatttgaaactgatCTACAACTTCATTCGAGTAGAATCACAATTGCCCAAGCCAATAATAGACatgtttgttgattggtATTATGACATTGCATCCGCCAACATAAGAGAATATTTGGTAATTAACAATGGCCGATCGGATGATAGTatgattttcaaagatttggaaatgtCTAATTCGCTATATTATAACAAATTGACAACAAAACGTTTAGCCAAGAATAAttacaaattcattgataatCCAAAGTCCATGGCAGATCCAGAACAGAGCTATCTTGACTTATGCTCGAAACAAGCTGGTCATCCTGGCGTGTTTATTGATGCTAATCCAGAAATTACAAACTCATTCATGAATAGGGGTAGGTATATTGATCTTACAGAGGAAGCAATTCCCACCCCACTACTACCTACTTTCAAAGGGGTAGAGAAAGCTCAAGCTTTAGGTAAGAAGAGGGCTCACATTTCACgtacaacaaaaaagtga